The Callithrix jacchus isolate 240 chromosome 7, calJac240_pri, whole genome shotgun sequence DNA window CCAGCATGGCCGGCACACTTTGGTCTACAGCACATCTCCAAGTATAGAAGTGGGTTTTGAATGCTGTTATGTATCACTGTGGGGATGGGAAGGAATACTCTGATTTGGActatttggggtacatgtgagtgGATTTTATTATCAGTATAGGAACTGTTTCAAGTTAATGTGTCTTTTTAGACAACTTTTTTGCCGCATTTAtctattctttacagaaatacaaatttctaaTTATAGtgtattcttctatttttaaaattgtggtaaagcatatataacatgaaatttgccatcttaaGTACACAGTTCAGTGGTATTCAGCACATTCACAGTGTTGCACAGCAATTACCACCATGCATTTCCAGAACCTTTTTCATCTTCCTGAACCGAAACTGTTCCTGTTAATAACTTCCCATGCCCCACCCTCTttcagcccctggtaaccagcATTCTcctttgtctctatgaatttgactattttagatacctcatattaGTGGAATCAtagtatttatccttttgtgtCAATCATATTGTGTTTTTGTCTAAAAAAACCTATCAGATGTATGTGAAATGTAACctaatttatttgattatttgatTGATTGTTAGTAGTGTCTCTAATTTTGCTATGCTAGGGAAGTACATTATGGTCTCCCTCTAAGAATATGAAGAGGAAATTATACCTTCAACAAACAAGCAAACTTAGTTATGTTTTGTGATTTTAATGGTATTTTCATATTCCATTTTGAGATCTCTTTGTCTTAGTTTGGAGATGGTTTTGTTAAATGTCCATGATTTAGAGAtggtataatgaaaaaataaagaatttggtTGGGAATGGGAGGAGCTTAGAAGAACAAGAAATTGGCTTTGACTTTATAGTGTATGGTGTGTTGGTAGCTGGATGTCACCACAGGCTTTGGATTCAGAAGACCTGTTTGGGAGTTCCAGTTCTGCCTCTACCTAGCACTGTGATCTTGATGAAGATACTTCCCCTctgtgggcttcagtttcctaacTATAAATTGCTAGTGATAGGGctggaatatttttaagtttcttctaACTTTAGTAGTCTAAGAATTAAGTGCCAGAAAATAGggttaaatatttgtttctgaCCTTGTTACAAAAAAGAACTTGATGGcttaaacttaataaaaattcaacagtacaatgcaaatttaaaatgaggcaaaagaagaaagataaagacaGCAGAGTATATTACTTAATTTTGGTTTTAATCTTTCTTACAGCTGTTTTACATAAGAAGTTTTCATGAATACAATCAAAATGTCCATGCGATAAAAAATAAGCTAATTGTGCCGGAGAAGTACAAATGCACTTTTTCTCTAACTCTGACAATGTAAGATTTGGGAACAGTCGTTGGGCCTGACAAACAGTTAAACTAGGGTAAGGGTGAATGCCTTTTCTGGAAGCCTATCAAGAGCATTGAGGTGAAGTCCTCTTACCTTTACTCACGGGAGAGCCCAGTCtggaccaagagtttgagaaaattattttgactttgtTCTAAGGTAATAGGCAATGAGTGCTCAAGGGCTCCTGTTGCATTTCATGTAAACTTGCCAGAAGAGTTTTAGCTTGAAAATATAAGATGAATATAGGCAGATCCTAACCTCAGTAAAAAAACAGCGATAGCATGTTGCTTTAAGTGCTACTATTTTGTCCTCTATTCTCCAAGATGCACTCTTTACAAAGTGTTTGTACAAGGTGGCTTGTGTAAGTTTGTTTATAAACCAGTTAAAAGTTGGGATATCTACCAGCCATCCCCAAAGAGGACTAAATACAACCCTGTTTTAGTCTGCTAGAAACTTTTGTTCTGACAGAAGACCTCTCCCACTGGCTCTACTTCTGTACTAATACTAGGAGGCAGGTTCTATGTGAACATTAACAAGCAAAGATCCTGTGTTAGACTAATAGTTTGGCTGATAGCCAATTTGTACCTAGATTGAAAGACCAaggaaaagttaataaaataagcaACAATTTGGTACTATTTGAAGGGAAGTAGGACTGTCCTATATGGAGATGGAATAAATGGTATAAATTATGTTTGGGTCCTGAATAGATAAGATCATAGCTGTATAGTAAGGGTTTTTCACCTGGGGCTTCAGAGCTCCAGAGCATTTACAGAGAGACTGTATTTCAtatgctagttttttttttaattctcttacttttatatgtttaaaaatatgatgaaaaGGGGTACATGGTTGGATCCATGATAAAAAAGATTCAGAATTCCTTTATGTTGAGTTAAAGTGAACAGGTTAGTAATGGCTGGAGCATGATATTTAGAGTAGTTCCTAAACAGCTCTTGAATACGAGAAGtctttcttgggtttttatgtttgtttgtttgtttgtttttgagatagaatctcactctgtcgcccaggctgaaagtgcagtggtgcgatatcagctcactgcaaccttcgccttctgggttcaagtaattttcctgcctcagcctcccaaatagctgagattacatgcatgtaccaccacacctggctaatttttgtatttttagtagagatgaggtttcgccatattggtcaggctggtcttgaacccctgacctcaggtgatccactggccttggcctcccaagctaggattacaggtgtgagccaccgtgccccgtcAGGTTTGTTCTTTGGCTTACGTTTTTTCATCAGCAGTAGCCAGAGTAGTTTCTCTGATAGTTCTCCTCCCAAGTTGCTTACTTTTTAGGGAATCAGAAAGACTATTAAATGAATTTAACTTTTATAGTTACAAATTTATTCAGTATATTTCAAGCTCATATGGCTCACTAGTATTAATATTGCTAGTAGCAGCCTAAGTGTGACTGGGTGTTTCTGGCAAGGAGCAATTTCCAATTGACATTTTCTGGTTGCCAAGAACTTATGCTCAGTGGTAGTTGTAAATGCTAAATCTATACATGACTTCATCACCTCCTGTCAAGATAAATGCAAACTTCATTTCCCCTTAAAGGAGTTCAAAGGAATAACTTGTTGGCCTGTTTGGGGAGATGTTGTTTTCATCCGCCATCACATGGACCCAGCTGCAAAGATTTTCAGTGCCTAAAACAAGCTCACCTGTCTTGGTTCTTCTGAAACATGCAGTTGAAATGAAAAGTTTAGCATTGTTCACTTGTTCCAAATTCTATGATAAAGAAGCGGCGGCAATACAATCATTAATACTCTGAGAGTATGTGATGTCCTCTAAGTTTATTCAGGAAGTTTTTTATATACCTAAGAAACATTTGTAGAGATAAAGTTCTGTTTGACAGCCTGAGGGCAGAGGGATAATCTGTGCTTAATAAAGAAGATAGTTTTGGGATGTGTGCCTTAGAAACTATCAAACTTGCATCTTCTCTCCAGTGATCCAGATCTCTGCGCTAAGGCACATAGAGGTCTTTTAGTAAAAGGGGAATTTCAGGTTTATTGAGGTTTGGTTGATACTAGTTTTTTGCAGACTTAGGGAAGCCTTGCTATTTTGCTTGGAACAGTTTGTTGCAATAGTATGTTCTAAAAGCCAGGTGTTGAATTAATACATGGCGGCTCTTATATAGGATTTATTTCTGTGACCCTGAGCACAATacatggtttgtttttgtttttgtttttgagacagagtctagttttgccacccaggttggagtacagtggcacaatctcggctcactgcaacctccacctcccaggttcaggtgattctcctacagtcatctaccatgcccagctaatttttgtatttttagtagagacggagtttcactgtgttggccaggctggtcttgaactcctgaccccgggtgatccgcccacctcagcctcccaaggtgccaggattacaagcatgagccaccgtgcccagcctgcacaAGCAGTTTTTATGTGCCTTCCCTTTGGTTATGTTCGTGCTCCTTAGAATAACCCTGTGAGGTAAGTAGGGAagtcatcttcattttatagttgaAAGACTCAAGACTCAGAAATGAAGTATTCACATTGTTATGTTAAGTTGGAAAACCAGTACTGGAacctgggagtgggggagggtCTTCTAACTACTGGCCTGTGCTCTTTAAGCTGCACTAGCTATCCCACattgaaaagaatatataaaacacaGCTGCAGCCATGCATACTCCATCTCCAAAGAATGGATTCATTGTTCGTGTCATGGTCTATTGACTATAATTTTCTGTTTGTAATCACCCAGATTCCAAGCCTGTTTATAGAACTTATACCTGAGGAATGGTGAGGATTAGAAGAGGCCACAGTCCTTGAGGTTTTCTTTGATAATGATATCTGTAACTGCATCAAACACAAATTTGACATTCTGTGTATCTGTAGCACAGGTCATGTGACTGTAGATTTCTTTGACATCTTTTCGCATATTGAGGTCAAGGAACTGGCTCTTGATGTAATTCCCCGCATCATCATAGGAGTTGTTACCTGGTTTTCCAGAAAAACAGTGAATTAGGATAAAGGAACCCTTGTTAGTTGCTCGCTCACTTTAGGTGATTGACTTGATCCTTGAAATGCTGTTAGACAACAGCAGTTGGGGGTTAATTTTGGAGGGAAGATTCCCTTTTCTGTTGCACTCCAGTGTTTCTCACTTGAAATAAATTGAAGGGAGGTGTCTCTCTGCCTTTGGTGTTTTCGTAGGTATCATTTGAAGTCAGTGGCTCTCCTGCATCTAATGCCTGCTCTATTCCAGAGAATCTGAATTTAAACTCTGTAACTGTGCCCAAGGTTCTCCCTTAAGTTCCTTTATGTCACCTTGGCCTAAGAAATTAGACAATTACCAGTCACTACTAAAAGGTATTATTTCTGGCCGCTGACACTTACCATCATACTCTGGAAAACAAATGCTGAGATGGACTTTCTTGATTTTTTCCTCAAAGAGGTCCTTCTTGTTGAGAAAGAGGACGATGGAAGTAGCCGCAAAAAACTTGTGGTTACATATGCTGTTGAACAGATGCAAAGACTCATGCATACGATTCTAGTAAGAGGAAACACCATTGAAAATATCAGATTTGGCTTACAGAATATCTATCTACTTCCTGCTCTTGTTCCCCTTGGAGAGACCAGTGCTTCAAATGTAAAAAGTAAGACAGGAAACAGCTATCTCTTTCATGTACCAAAGTAAAGCCAGAAAGATGTATTATTCTAGTTCCCTCTCTTTTTAACAGCTGTGTGACTTGTAGAAAATTATTGAGCTTTTCTGAGTCTGTTTTCCTATCTTACAGGGTTATAATGAAAGctaaatgagatcatatatgtAGAGTGTCCATGATAGTGGCTGGCATATAGGTGTACAATACGTGTTATGCAGATCTTTAGCAGCCAGGGTGCAACTGAGAACTTGACATTTTATAAGTGGTGCTGATAATGGGGTGAAACAGGCCCAAGTTAGCATGTGCCCATATGCAGCTCCAGGATGATTTGGATAGGCGTCTTTCATGGGGTCCCAGATCTTGGTTTGGGCTACTTTGGTCCTGCTGCCACATGGTGAGGGTTAGAGAATTTTCCAGTGCTATACCGCAAGCATTTCTgctctcatttccttttctgattGCTACTTAGCAAGGAATGGTGCTGTATATCTGCAGAGGTTGCCCAGTGTCCCAGCACAGGCTGCTTTCAGAGAGCAAGTCTTTAGGGTTTTGAAGTATGCTATCAGCTGACTTGAGTTCAGTCTGTTCATCTAATAAAACAAGAACAGTCTAATTTGTGGCTTTTTTTCCCATAATACTCCTGCACAACCCTTTAAGGTCTCATGGGCTTGTTTTATTAAGGTCTCATAGACTTTAATAAACCTCATAGACTCATAGACTTTAGGGTTAAAGATGGAAAGTCTCAGACTTTAATCTTAGGGTTCAAGATGGAAGGTGAATAGCTCTAAGACATTTTGGTTAGATGATATTCAGAGTGTTCTAATGTGAAGTAAAAACTAccaaggggaagggaagagaacaagcTGCCCGGCAAAGGAGAGTATCTCTTTCATCAGCAATCTGTGGACCTCCATTTGTAAGCAGATGCTTAGGTGAAATTAATGTTTTTCACACCTCTGACAACCTTTCTCAAATTCAGAGAAGGTACATGGCTGGGCTCTAACACTTGTCCTATAGAACTCCTGTCCGACAGAATTTTACAGGCTAAAGAGAACCACTCTTGGGTAGTCTTCCAGCTGCCAATTTAAGTGACATGAGAAAGCTGGTCTGCCAGTCTGTCTCTCCTTACTCCTATTGACAGTACCTTTTTAGCCTCCTAAGTGGGGTTACTAGTTCAACCCTACTATTATGTTGCAATGAAGATTCACATAATATGTTATTTTCTCTGTTCTGTCATTTGCATCTCCTTCCTTAGGCAACTTGGGAGAGTACTAAGTGTAACTCCTTTGTTTTACCTAGTTGATGGTCCCTCATCTCTTTACACTCAATTCCTCTTCCGAGGTTTGTGATGTCCAAGTGATACTTGGATGTCTAATTTGAGACCAAGCTCCCTTCAGTAAATTTGGAGCTCTAAAATGCTAATCTAGAACCTGCAGAAGACATTTTTCTAGAATTATTTGCAAGAGACATTGATTGGTCTGCTAGAGGACTGCTACACTGAAATTACCCAAGTTGGGGCAGTAGAGTGTTGGACACAAGGCTAAGAGAAAGGGTCATGGGGAGATCTTGTTCTACCAAAACTGCTTGGTGCAAAGGCCACTCACCACTTCGTCATCTTCCACCAGCACCATATCATAGGCACTGAGGGCTGCACAGAAAATTATGCAGGTGACTCCCTCGAAGCAGTGGATCCACTTCTTTCTCTCTGATCTCTGCCCTCCCACATCAAACATCCTGAGGGAAGAAGCAGCTATTTTCATAGGTATGCCCAACATATGACCCAAATGCCTTTGATGTTTACCCCGTGAAGTGGGAGAGGAAAAAGGGGGAGAAGCAGAACAGTAATTTAGATTAGGCTTCGGCAAAGGCCAAGAAGCATGCCCGTGCCCCTTTTCGGGATTCCACATGTGTATCTGAGATACACATGGAACCATGCACTTACCTGAAATTCAAGTCTTTGACAGAAAACTTGGTCTCAATGATGCCCGTGGTTTTGACTCTGGATCGGAGCACATCTTGCTCACTAGGGAGGTACTCAGGGTCTGTAATTCGTTCTAATTGGTTCAGGTAGCTAGAGAAAAGTGATTAGCATCAATGACAAATTTTCCACAGCCAGGGCTAAGAAACATAAAAGGTAtcttacccaaagtcacacagctaatttgGTGATAGAAATCAGGACTAGAAGACATATTGTTAAATTTAGGATTCTTCCCTTCAAACCTTCATATGTCCTTAACTAGAGGAAATGGGGGATGGACAAGCCCATTTGAGGCTGGGGTTCCAGCGCATTTAGATCAAGTTAGGTAAGTTTTTCTTGGGTTTCTCCTGACTGCAAGCTTTTGTAGATCTTTGGATGAGATTTAGTGATTTCAGTGGTTGTTAAAAGTTCCATCAAGAGGCAGTAAATTGAAAAAGACTTTAGAGACAGGAACCAATACTACATTGGACTTTGTTTATATCCTGAATCAAACTGGGGAGGAAACATTTGAGATAACTGGGGAAAACAATTTGGTGATATATGATGCTATTAAGGAATTGTTAAATATTTAGgtgtgaatatttctttttttttttttttttaagaaagggtcTATATTTTAGAGATCTATAATGACGTTTTTAGGATGAAACGATACctggaatttgcttcaaaataatccagtAGGGAATGGaggtaaaatgaaataagattGGCCACGAGTTGATAACTGTTGAAGGTAGGTGATTCATTATATTATTCTACTTCTGTATATGTTTGAAAGttaccataaaaaagaaaaagttatttaaaaaaacaaaaaggcaggagGAAGGCAGACGTGAACTGAGATGacggagaggaggagggaagcacAGGTAACACAAGTGCCTTCTGTATGCCAGGCATTTTCATGTTCAGATTGTCATTCAAACTCCTAAGCCTTCAAGTTTcagatccccattttacagatggagaaattcGGAAGAGTTAAATACTTGCCTCGGGTCAAGAGGCATTGTGGTGTACTATGAACAATATTCAGCTGTGTAGTCAAGCAGCCCAGTGCAAATGCAGTCTCTGCCATTTAtctatatgaccttgggcaagttaacttctctgaacttcagtttttcatctgtaaaatgaggctaattAGAAAGGCACTGTCTACCTTAAAGTCTTACTTTGTAGATGGGTAAAAGGCCTTGAGATGGTATATGCAGTACGCCTAGCAGTGACTGGGCTTTGAGGGCTCCAGGAATAGTAAGTGAAGGGATTATTATGAGATTAGGAGACAGAGGGTTAGGTTAAATAAACTCAGGTTTGACTTCGGAGCCCATGCTTGTCTATGATCCCATACTGTCTAAAATAGGATTGATAAATTATGTCCCGTATCTTTTTGGAAGCAGCTTGGCAACGATGGTTCTAATTCCTGACCATCTTCCTTTGGTTTGCCTTCGTAGTTTGTGTCCCCTGCCCTGGCATCCTGACAAGACACTCTAGATGTAGGAGACGCATTTCTGCTTAGCAGCCTAAGTAGATCCTAGATTACCAGATAGAAAATCCTCCCTCATGAATTACATTACTCCTGGGAGAGTGTATGACAGAACTGCAGGGCCATCTTAGGGTTCTGAAAGGAGAGGCTAAGTATACACCTCTCAAGAGAACAGGGCTGAGGGCTGCTAGGCAGAGCACTTCTTTTGAATTTTGCTTCTTCAGGCTTgtaggctgtagtgagccatgtaAAGCAATAGAAAATCATGACAGCTGTGGCAGATCTCCCTGTAGCATTAAATTCAAAACAGTGAAACACTGCTGAAGCCTAACAAAACAGGTCCACAGGCTGATTCCGTCTGGGTCTCCAGCTTTCAGTGACTGAAATTTTAGGCTGGGTAAGATTTTTCCCAACCAGAGAGAAGATTCGCTAAAAGACTGCTTAAGCATCAACCCACCCTCTCCCCAATCAGAGTCTTACTAAGATGCAGAGTCATTGAGCTGGTATTCTGCAGCTCTCTCGAAGCAGGCTTGCACCCCACCATCCTTCCACAACCTCTTAATGACCTCCACCAGCTCGGGAGGCATGGTTCCCTCCTCAATGGAGTCAGCCAGGTTGTTGAGCTGTCGCCCATCATCCTGTAATGCAGAAACCTGGTTAGGAACTTCACAGGAGTCATAGCTTTCCAGGAGGCTTCTGGGAATACTGCTGAATGGAAAGCATTTTTACATTGCCACGAAGATCTAAGATAGAAGCAGTCTCCAGTGAAGATTCTTTGTAAGAAAACAtactgaggccaggcgcagtggctcacgcctataatcccagcactttgggaggccagtgcgggtggatcacgaggtcaggagatcaagaccatctggccaacatggtgaaaccccatctctaccagaaatacaaaaattagctgggcgtagtggcaggtgcctgtaatcccaactactcaagaggctgaggcaggagaatcacttgaacccaggaggcggaggttacagtcagccgagatgatgccaccacactccagcctggcggcagagcgagactctgtcttaaaaaaaaaaaaagaaaagaaaaagagaaacgtACTGATTAACTTTGAATATGCTCCCCAATGCAGAGGGTGGCACTATATCCAGCCCTGGGGTTCGTCTAAAGGAGAGCAGTGGCCCCAGGTGTTTCCTCTCTGGAGTTTCTGACTTTCATCCTTAGTCTGAAAGCTAACTGCCACAAAACATGGGTCCTCTGCTGCAGAGAGACTGGAAATACAAAGGTCAGATTGACCATGAAACACACAAGATAGAAGCCAGGGACCCAACACCTTTGTTCTTCAGCGATTTAAAGCTAGAAAAAGGCCAGTACTAGAAGTAGGGATTTCACTTACAAAAGTTACATAGCCAGGAATCCAAGGGGAGCAATTTAAAtggtaaaataaagtaaaaaagcaGATGAAGCTGTGAGtagctttcttttataaatatttgttacaaaGGTAGGgtttgaagccaggcacagtggctcacatctataatcccagcagtttggaagtctgaggcaggaagattgcttaaggccaggagtttgacaccagtctaGATAAGATGGCAagactccttctctacaaaaaattgaaaaaaaaaaaaaaaaaaatagctggactgtggtggtgcacacctgtggtgaggctgaggtgggagaatcacaagcCTGGGagagtgaggctgcagtgagccatgatcacaccactgcactccagcctaggcgagagagcaagaccctgtcccgaAAAATGAGGGTGGGGGTTGCTTACTTCTCCAGGACTGAATTAAGACATTTGAAGCTCAGCAGATGGGATTATAGTTacaaaaaactatttttcttacCCATCTTTCCACAAAGTTCGTTGGCCTCTGGTATGTTTCTTCTCACTAGCCTTTCTGCTTCCACCCTTAACCACATAATATTAATGACATACCACACAGCTTGCTTCAACATAGTCGATGCCCAGTGTGGACATGGCCCGGATGATAGCCAGGATGGACTGCAGCACATTCCCATAGATgatagccttgaactccaggcATTCTTCGGGTGAATAGCCATCCTGGTGAATGATCCTGCAAGGGCAGACACTGTCTTTAGATGGACTTGAGTAGCCAGACCTAAGGGATTAGGAATCTGGGGTATTTAAAGGGTCATAAGAATCCTATCTGTTGCCACTGCTTTCTCAAAGTGGAGGGTGAGGGGCATTGGAATCAGATCCTTTATACCTGGGCTCCTTGAGTCTAAAGAGCCTTTCACTTTGAGTACCTCCACTGGCTCTGCTGACCTTCACCCTATCCCAGTCCTTTGGGGCTTTGTTTCTACTCACTTCATCTGTTTGACGATGGTGCTCTTTCCTGACTCCCCAGCACCTGGAAGGAAAAATGCTTATGCTTTCGATTTCCACCAGTTCTCCCCAGCCTTCCAGGAGATGGCCTGGGAGAACTCAGAGCCACTGCTTGCTCCAGGGTCTCATCAGGGGAGAACATAGGGATGACTGTTGCTCTCAGTTTCTGGCAGGCTTGAGTTCAGGCCATTCAACTTGGATTTAGAGCAGAGTTTCTTAACTATTTACGGTTTGGGCTGCCTCATGCATGGTAAGATGTTTAGCAGCGTTCTTGGCCTCTACCCATTAGAGGTCAATAGCACCCCACTTCCCTAGTTATGACAACCCAAAGTGTCTCCAGACATTTCCAAATGACCGCTGGGAGTCAAAATCTCCCTGTTGGAAACCACTAACAGATTTGGGGGAGTCCTTTAACATTTCTCCTCTCTGCCTATTTTTGACTCAGGAGAGTGATCTTGGGGTAGGATTGGAGAAAGCTGGATCATTTCGCCAAAATACTATATTTTCACCACCTTGCTggttcccttttttttgagacagggtctcacacttgtagcccaggctggagtatagtggcacaatctcggcctaCTGCAGCCgcgacttcctaggctcaagtgatcctcccagctcagtctcctgagtagttgggactccaGGCAGGCAACATCATGACCGGCtacgttttttaaaatttttattttagtagagacagggtttcaccatgttgttcaggctggtcttgaactcttagggtTAATGGGTTCCCTTTATTGACTAAAATGTCCTAATGTCCTCATTCACACTGTTTTCCCCATCaaaaatttatacattcaatgctgaGTCTATGCTACCCTAATGCCTCAACCTCTTCCCACTTCGCTTGTGCTTGTTCTCTCTAAGCGGCTTATCCTGAACCTAGA harbors:
- the GNAT2 gene encoding guanine nucleotide-binding protein G(t) subunit alpha-2; amino-acid sequence: MGSGASAEDKELAKRSKELEKKLQEDADKEAKTVKLLLLGAGESGKSTIVKQMKIIHQDGYSPEECLEFKAIIYGNVLQSILAIIRAMSTLGIDYVEASCVDDGRQLNNLADSIEEGTMPPELVEVIKRLWKDGGVQACFERAAEYQLNDSASYYLNQLERITDPEYLPSEQDVLRSRVKTTGIIETKFSVKDLNFRMFDVGGQRSERKKWIHCFEGVTCIIFCAALSAYDMVLVEDDEVNRMHESLHLFNSICNHKFFAATSIVLFLNKKDLFEEKIKKVHLSICFPEYDGNNSYDDAGNYIKSQFLDLNMRKDVKEIYSHMTCATDTQNVKFVFDAVTDIIIKENLKDCGLF